The genomic interval AGGAATACAGTGTACCAGTCAACGCTGTCCGTTTCAATTATTATCAAGACGACGGCCGAGAATACATTGGTCGCACTTGGCTCATTGATCCGCAAGAGACGCCTGAACCGCCGAGTAAACGCGAAGCATGGAACGGCCGCGATTACTACGCTTCCTTCGGCCATGGAAAACACCGATCTTGGTCAGATGCACGTGAGTACGGATTTATATCCGGTGGCCAGGGTGAGTGGTACAGTCGAACCTTGGATCAACTTTCTGTGGACGATCGGATTTTTGTTCATATTCCAAAGAGAGGATACGTTGGTGTCGGCACAGTCACGAAAGAGAAAACCCCGGTTGGGGAGTTTGAGGTCGAGACCGACGACGGGACAAAATCGATTCTTGATGTGGATATCGACGCCGAGGCGATGGACGAGAACGTAGAGGACGAAGCACTGCGTGAGTATCTTGTCGGTGTCGAGTGGATTGATGACCGGCCACTTGAGGAGGCCTACTGGGAAACCGGCATGTACGCAAATCAAAACACTGTAACGAAGCTCAGGAATCAGTTTTCATTGGAGCGCCTGTATCAGCACTTCGATGTGGATGAATGAGAGCGGTAGTTTAGAACTTTACACCACGATACCAGAGTAGTGCGCCGACGGTCGCTCCAACCAGGGGATAGAGCACTAATGACTCTACCACTGATTCTGGCGTTGGGACATATATCTCTATGAGACCCATGATCAGAATCTGTGGCTGGTCAGTGAACTGCAGGAGATGGAACAACGCTTGGAGGTGGGTCACCGTATTCCAAATTGCATCTCCGAAGAGATAGAGCGACGCGAACCCGACGGGGGTGAGTAACATCCCGATCGCCCACTTTACCGCTCCAGTTTCATATCCCATATGTAGTCCTAAGATGGAAGCGAGTGGTTTGCCTCGATATGCGCTGCACGCTCCGATAGACTCCACCGGAGCGCACTGTTCCGC from Haloarcula pelagica carries:
- a CDS encoding endonuclease NucS domain-containing protein, with the protein product MPIEFGLWRIDDNDFQRLSSGKLNDESRLEKLLIEDPNMLGRDLLIVGQQIRTASGNRLDLLGIDADGDLHIIELKRDRTPRDVVAQALDYASWVRQLTYDDITDIHDDFDDTREFEEAFGEKFSSARPEGASGVPEDINQTHSLTIVASELDAATERIVEYLAEEYSVPVNAVRFNYYQDDGREYIGRTWLIDPQETPEPPSKREAWNGRDYYASFGHGKHRSWSDAREYGFISGGQGEWYSRTLDQLSVDDRIFVHIPKRGYVGVGTVTKEKTPVGEFEVETDDGTKSILDVDIDAEAMDENVEDEALREYLVGVEWIDDRPLEEAYWETGMYANQNTVTKLRNQFSLERLYQHFDVDE